A single region of the Leptothrix cholodnii SP-6 genome encodes:
- a CDS encoding circularly permuted type 2 ATP-grasp protein, whose translation MQSSLLSDDLPDAAELAAAAAGRGTPGHHDELRGAVLPSGVHFGMSVVSPGEATESEEAAVADAAEAAADIDIDGDTDTAATASAESHHKAHPPLAPLWQRFFQSSGLDGWLDLTARHARVKRRVRDDGATFNVHSEEGGGERTWPLELLPLLIAPREWAHIERGVRQHARLLNAAMADIYGAQDLLHEGILPASLVLGHPQYLRPMHGVKPVDDAWLHLVAVDLARGPDGHWWVVDRRTQAPSGLGYLLENRLIIAQQFPEAFRDLRVQRVASAFRALMDGLMRSSPAGERSRVALLTPGPRSETYFEHVFLARYLGLSLVEGSDLTVRDQRLYLKTLHGLERVHVLLRRVDDEWLDPLELRAESALGVPGLLQALRAGELVMANVPGAGVLESPGLAAFWPGAARRLLGEELILPATTSWWCGEASVWAANRDELADYVIMPTFPGGPVTQGFEPVLGSDLDRASVRAWRARIDADPAAHTLMARVHPSEQPVWRDGRLEPRPLVLRVYAMTDGNGGWCVLPGGLTRVAARPSTQTSSANPGASGGADAYLSMQRGSASTDTWVLTDGKVDDTSLLPKPLAPADLARWHRVITSRSAENLFWLGRYTERAENTVRLARLALEGLATASPPVLQMLHTLLLRHGLIDAGVPSPALASAQAGRLFERSLVRALADRSSGSSVAFNLQSLRQCAEALRDRLSTEHWSLILDLERQFGRELAEVLAQQGHEPLSDVLGVLSRAMTRLSAITGAQTDRMTRDDGWRLLSVGRQIERLDVLAHALRLGFESGLPALDDGFALLLEIFETTITYRANFQSRREVPPLLHLLVLDTDNPRSLAWVSRTMRDRLRKLARHDPIWAEAASDALPQPGSWSLEALSSVDEDGAYSTLIDALASCSDAARTLSNEVSQHLFSHVRAADRSVWQ comes from the coding sequence ATGCAATCCAGCCTGTTGTCCGACGATCTGCCCGACGCCGCCGAACTGGCCGCCGCGGCGGCCGGCCGCGGCACGCCCGGGCACCACGACGAATTGCGCGGAGCGGTGCTGCCTTCGGGTGTCCATTTCGGCATGAGCGTCGTGTCGCCCGGCGAGGCGACCGAATCAGAAGAAGCCGCCGTCGCTGACGCGGCCGAAGCGGCTGCCGACATCGACATCGACGGCGACACCGACACGGCCGCCACGGCGTCGGCCGAGTCCCATCACAAGGCGCACCCGCCGCTGGCACCGCTGTGGCAGCGGTTTTTCCAGAGTTCGGGGCTCGACGGCTGGCTCGACCTGACGGCGCGCCACGCCCGCGTGAAGCGCCGCGTGCGCGACGACGGCGCCACGTTCAACGTGCATTCCGAAGAAGGTGGCGGCGAGCGCACCTGGCCGCTCGAACTGCTGCCGCTGCTGATCGCGCCGCGAGAGTGGGCCCACATCGAGCGCGGCGTGCGCCAGCATGCACGCCTGCTGAACGCCGCGATGGCCGACATCTACGGCGCCCAGGATCTGCTGCACGAAGGCATCCTGCCTGCGTCGCTGGTGCTCGGTCATCCCCAATACCTGCGGCCGATGCACGGCGTCAAGCCGGTCGACGACGCTTGGCTGCACCTGGTGGCGGTCGATCTGGCGCGCGGCCCCGATGGCCACTGGTGGGTGGTCGATCGGCGCACCCAGGCGCCGTCGGGCCTGGGTTATCTGCTCGAGAACCGGCTCATCATCGCGCAGCAGTTCCCCGAGGCCTTCCGCGACCTGCGGGTGCAGCGCGTGGCGTCGGCGTTCCGGGCCCTGATGGACGGCCTGATGCGTTCCAGCCCCGCGGGCGAGCGCTCGCGCGTGGCCTTGCTGACGCCCGGTCCGCGCAGCGAAACCTATTTCGAGCACGTCTTCCTGGCGCGCTACCTGGGGCTGAGCCTGGTGGAAGGCTCCGACCTGACGGTGCGCGACCAGCGTCTCTACCTCAAGACTTTGCACGGCCTGGAGCGTGTGCACGTGCTGCTGCGCCGGGTCGACGACGAGTGGCTCGACCCGCTCGAGTTGCGCGCCGAGTCGGCGCTCGGCGTGCCGGGCCTGCTGCAGGCCCTGCGGGCCGGCGAGCTCGTGATGGCCAACGTGCCCGGCGCCGGCGTGCTCGAGAGCCCCGGCCTGGCCGCGTTCTGGCCCGGCGCGGCGCGCCGCCTGCTCGGCGAGGAGCTGATCCTGCCGGCCACCACCAGCTGGTGGTGCGGCGAAGCCAGCGTCTGGGCCGCCAACCGCGACGAACTGGCCGACTACGTGATCATGCCGACCTTCCCCGGCGGCCCGGTCACGCAGGGTTTCGAGCCGGTGCTCGGCAGCGACCTCGACCGCGCCAGCGTGCGGGCCTGGCGTGCCCGCATCGACGCCGATCCGGCCGCGCACACGCTGATGGCGCGGGTCCATCCGTCGGAGCAGCCGGTCTGGCGCGACGGCCGGCTGGAGCCGCGGCCGCTGGTGCTGCGGGTCTACGCCATGACCGACGGCAACGGCGGCTGGTGCGTGCTGCCCGGCGGGCTGACCCGGGTGGCCGCTCGCCCGTCGACGCAGACCAGCAGCGCCAACCCGGGTGCCAGCGGTGGCGCCGACGCCTACCTGTCGATGCAGCGCGGCAGCGCCAGCACCGACACCTGGGTGCTCACCGACGGCAAGGTCGACGACACCAGCCTGCTGCCCAAGCCGCTGGCGCCGGCCGACCTGGCGCGCTGGCACCGTGTCATCACCAGCCGGTCGGCCGAGAACCTGTTCTGGCTCGGCCGCTACACCGAGCGGGCCGAGAACACCGTGCGGCTGGCCCGCCTGGCGCTCGAAGGCCTGGCCACCGCGAGCCCGCCGGTGCTGCAGATGCTGCACACGCTGCTGCTGCGCCACGGGCTGATCGATGCCGGCGTGCCGTCGCCGGCGCTGGCCTCGGCCCAGGCCGGGCGCCTGTTCGAGCGCTCGCTGGTGCGCGCGCTGGCGGATCGTTCGTCGGGTTCCAGCGTCGCCTTCAACCTGCAGTCGCTGCGCCAGTGCGCCGAGGCCCTGCGCGATCGGCTGTCGACCGAGCACTGGTCGCTGATCCTCGACCTGGAGCGGCAGTTCGGCCGCGAACTGGCCGAGGTGCTGGCGCAGCAAGGCCACGAGCCGCTGTCCGATGTGCTGGGCGTCCTGTCGCGCGCCATGACCCGGCTGAGCGCCATCACCGGTGCGCAGACCGACCGCATGACCCGCGACGACGGCTGGCGCCTGCTCAGCGTCGGCCGCCAGATCGAGCGTCTGGACGTGCTGGCGCACGCGCTGCGGCTCGGTTTCGAGAGCGGCCTGCCGGCCCTCGACGACGGCTTCGCGCTGCTGCTGGAGATCTTCGAGACCACCATCACGTACCGCGCCAATTTCCAGTCCCGCCGCGAAGTGCCGCCGCTGCTGCACCTGCTGGTGCTCGACACCGACAACCCGCGCTCGCTGGCCTGGGTCTCGCGCACCATGCGCGACCGCCTGCGCAAGCTGGCGCGCCACGATCCGATCTGGGCCGAGGCCGCCAGCGATGCCCTGCCGCAGCCCGGTTCGTGGTCGCTCGAGGCGCTCAGCAGCGTCGACGAGGACGGCGCCTACAGCACCCTGATCGATGCCCTCGCGAGCTGCAGCGACGCGGCCCGCACGCTGTCCAACGAAGTCAGCCAGCATCTGTTCTCGCACGTCCGCGCGGCAGATCGGTCGGTGTGGCAATGA
- a CDS encoding DUF2126 domain-containing protein, with protein sequence MSIHVALNHVTHYKYDRRVGLSPQIVRLRPAPHCRTPILSYSLRVEPEGHFVNWQQDPFSNYLARLVFPEETTEFKVTVDLVAEMSVYNPFDFFLEPGAENFPFVYDEALALELAPYIVTEPATPAFKKFIDSIDRTEVRTIDFLVGLNQRLQNQISYLIRMEPGVQTPEETLVNGSGSCRDTGWLLVETLRHMGLAARFVSGYLIQLKSDVQALDGPSGTEVDFTDLHAWCEVYLPGAGWIGLDPTSGLLAGEGHVPVACTPQPSSAAPISGGVDECEVEFAHTMQITRIWESPRVTKPYTEDQWQDVLALGAAVDAELVAGDVRLTMGGEPTFVSVDDRDGAEWNTDALGPTKRLFAQDLVQRLRKEYGDGGFLHFGQGKWYPGEQLPRWALSVFWREDGQPCWHDPSLFADERDPHAYTSEDAKRFIHHLTRKLGLTTDYIQTGYEDTWYYLWRERRLPVNVDPFDSRLDDELERVRLRRVFAQGLDTEIGYVLPITRAEGVTLAGQRWVTGPWFFRDERMYLFPGDSPMGLRLPLDSLPWVSKGEYPYHIEHDPFADRSSLPAASQLRSQYAAHVIGGGFAEGGTVAVQSEPIGPREGDSVFGRPGIASAAAKAGHVTGEAAGDVAGPGKWMSAEELARSPQRFQSAHWITRTALCVEARDPRRANGPKAEKVGEATGVLYVFMPPLARLEDYLELLAAVEATAAEQGVKIVLEGYPPPRDPRLKMLQVTPDPGVIEVNIHPAHNWGDLVEHTEFLYEAARLSRLSTEKFMLDGRHTGTGGGNHMVMGGATPADSPFLRRPDLLASLLTYWHNHPSLSYLFSGMFIGPTSQAPRVDEARNDQVFELEIALAEIERNKAVYGNDMPPWLVDRTLRNILIDVTGNTHRSEFCIDKLYSPDSSTGRLGLLELRAFEMPPHARMSIVQQLLLRALVARFWKEPYRAPLVRWGTELHDRFLLPSFVQMDFDDVMDDMANEGYAFESSWFAPHFEFRFPKVGEITARGVHVTLRNALEPWHVMGEEGGAGTTVRYVDSSLERIEVKVTGLIDPRHVLTVNGVPLPLQPTGRVGEYVAGVRYRAWQPSSALHPTIGVHAPLTIDLIDSWMQRSLGGGRYHVAHPGGRNYETFPINSFEAESRRLARFIAMGHTPGRVTVEAPQRSREFPFTLDLRRN encoded by the coding sequence GTGTCCATCCACGTCGCTCTCAATCACGTCACCCACTACAAATACGACCGCCGGGTCGGGCTGTCGCCGCAGATCGTGCGCTTGCGCCCGGCGCCACACTGCCGCACGCCGATCCTGAGCTACTCGCTGCGCGTCGAGCCCGAAGGCCATTTCGTCAACTGGCAGCAGGATCCGTTCTCGAACTACCTGGCGCGACTGGTCTTTCCCGAAGAGACCACCGAGTTCAAGGTCACCGTCGATCTGGTGGCCGAGATGTCGGTCTACAACCCGTTCGACTTCTTCCTCGAGCCGGGTGCCGAGAACTTCCCGTTCGTCTATGACGAGGCGCTGGCGCTCGAACTCGCGCCCTACATCGTCACCGAGCCGGCCACGCCGGCCTTCAAGAAGTTCATCGACTCGATCGACCGCACCGAGGTGCGCACGATCGACTTCCTGGTCGGCCTGAACCAGCGCCTGCAGAACCAGATCAGCTACCTGATCCGCATGGAGCCGGGTGTGCAGACGCCCGAAGAAACGCTTGTCAACGGCAGCGGTTCGTGCCGCGACACCGGCTGGCTGCTGGTCGAGACGCTGCGCCACATGGGCCTGGCGGCGCGTTTCGTCTCGGGCTACCTGATCCAGCTGAAGTCCGACGTGCAGGCCCTCGACGGTCCGAGCGGCACCGAGGTCGACTTCACCGACCTGCACGCCTGGTGCGAGGTCTACCTGCCCGGCGCCGGCTGGATCGGCCTCGACCCGACCTCCGGCCTGCTGGCGGGCGAAGGCCACGTGCCGGTGGCCTGCACGCCGCAGCCGTCGAGCGCGGCGCCGATTTCCGGCGGCGTCGACGAGTGCGAGGTCGAGTTCGCGCACACGATGCAGATCACCCGCATCTGGGAATCGCCGCGTGTCACCAAGCCCTACACCGAAGACCAGTGGCAGGACGTGCTGGCGCTGGGCGCGGCGGTCGACGCGGAGCTGGTGGCCGGCGACGTGCGCCTGACGATGGGCGGCGAGCCGACCTTCGTGTCGGTCGACGACCGCGATGGCGCCGAATGGAACACCGACGCGCTCGGCCCCACCAAGCGCCTGTTCGCGCAGGACCTGGTGCAGCGCCTGCGCAAGGAATACGGCGACGGCGGTTTCCTGCATTTCGGCCAGGGCAAGTGGTATCCGGGCGAGCAGCTGCCGCGCTGGGCGCTGTCGGTGTTCTGGCGCGAGGACGGCCAGCCGTGCTGGCACGACCCGTCGCTGTTTGCCGACGAGCGTGACCCGCACGCCTACACGTCGGAAGATGCCAAGCGCTTCATCCACCACCTGACGCGCAAGCTCGGCCTGACCACCGACTACATCCAGACCGGCTACGAGGACACCTGGTACTACCTGTGGCGCGAGCGCCGCCTGCCGGTCAACGTCGATCCGTTCGACAGCCGGCTCGACGACGAGCTCGAGCGCGTGCGCCTGCGCCGCGTCTTCGCGCAGGGCCTGGACACCGAGATCGGCTACGTGTTGCCGATCACGCGCGCCGAGGGCGTGACGCTGGCCGGCCAGCGCTGGGTCACCGGCCCGTGGTTCTTCCGCGACGAGCGCATGTACCTGTTCCCGGGCGATTCGCCGATGGGCCTGCGCCTGCCGCTCGACTCGCTGCCCTGGGTCAGCAAGGGCGAGTACCCGTACCACATCGAACACGATCCGTTCGCCGACCGCTCGAGCCTGCCGGCTGCCAGCCAGCTGCGCAGCCAGTACGCCGCGCACGTGATCGGCGGCGGTTTTGCCGAGGGCGGCACCGTGGCGGTGCAGTCCGAGCCGATCGGCCCGCGCGAGGGCGATTCGGTGTTCGGCCGGCCGGGCATCGCGTCGGCGGCCGCAAAGGCCGGTCATGTGACCGGTGAGGCCGCCGGTGATGTGGCCGGCCCGGGAAAGTGGATGAGCGCCGAAGAGCTGGCGCGCTCGCCGCAGCGTTTCCAGTCGGCGCACTGGATCACCCGCACTGCGCTGTGCGTGGAAGCGCGCGATCCGCGTCGTGCCAACGGCCCGAAGGCCGAGAAGGTGGGCGAGGCCACCGGCGTGCTGTATGTCTTCATGCCGCCGCTGGCGCGCCTGGAGGACTACCTCGAGCTGCTCGCCGCCGTCGAGGCGACCGCGGCCGAGCAGGGCGTCAAGATCGTGCTCGAAGGCTACCCGCCGCCGCGCGATCCGCGCCTGAAGATGCTGCAGGTCACGCCCGACCCGGGTGTCATCGAGGTCAACATCCACCCGGCGCACAACTGGGGCGATCTGGTCGAGCACACCGAGTTCCTGTACGAGGCGGCCCGCCTGTCGCGGCTGTCGACCGAGAAATTCATGCTCGACGGCCGGCACACCGGCACGGGCGGCGGCAATCACATGGTGATGGGTGGCGCCACCCCGGCGGATTCGCCGTTCCTGCGCCGGCCCGACCTGCTCGCCAGCCTGCTGACCTACTGGCACAACCATCCGTCGCTGAGCTACCTGTTCTCGGGCATGTTCATCGGCCCGACCAGCCAGGCGCCGCGGGTGGACGAGGCGCGCAACGATCAGGTCTTCGAGCTCGAGATCGCGCTGGCCGAGATCGAGCGCAACAAGGCGGTGTACGGCAACGACATGCCGCCGTGGCTGGTCGACCGCACGCTGCGCAACATCCTGATCGACGTCACCGGCAACACGCACCGCAGCGAGTTCTGCATCGACAAGCTCTATTCGCCCGACAGCTCGACCGGCCGCCTGGGCCTGCTGGAGCTGCGTGCCTTCGAGATGCCGCCGCATGCGCGCATGAGCATCGTGCAGCAGCTGCTGCTGCGCGCGCTGGTGGCGCGCTTCTGGAAGGAACCCTACCGCGCGCCGCTGGTGCGCTGGGGCACCGAGCTGCACGACCGTTTCCTGCTGCCCTCGTTCGTGCAGATGGACTTCGACGACGTCATGGACGACATGGCCAACGAGGGTTACGCCTTCGAGTCGAGTTGGTTCGCGCCGCACTTCGAGTTCCGTTTCCCGAAGGTGGGCGAGATCACCGCGCGCGGCGTGCACGTCACGCTGCGCAACGCGCTCGAGCCCTGGCACGTGATGGGCGAGGAGGGCGGGGCGGGCACGACGGTGCGCTATGTCGATTCGTCGCTGGAACGCATCGAGGTCAAGGTCACCGGCCTGATCGATCCGCGCCATGTGCTCACCGTCAACGGCGTGCCGCTGCCGCTGCAGCCCACCGGCCGTGTCGGCGAATACGTGGCCGGCGTGCGTTACCGCGCCTGGCAGCCCAGCTCGGCGCTGCACCCGACCATCGGCGTGCATGCACCGCTGACGATCGACCTGATCGACAGCTGGATGCAGCGCTCGCTCGGCGGTGGCCGCTATCACGTGGCGCATCCGGGCGGACGCAACTACGAGACCTTCCCGATCAACTCGTTCGAAGCCGAAAGCCGGCGTCTGGCGCGGTTCATCGCGATGGGTCACACGCCGGGGCGTGTCACGGTGGAGGCACCCCAGCGCAGCCGCGAGTTCCCGTTCACGCTCGATCTGCGGCGCAACTGA
- a CDS encoding alpha-E domain-containing protein — MLSRTADHLFWMSRYMERAENTARMLDVNYQTSLLPQSAAVTEQGWRGLLSISELSGDYATRYGEIDARKVMDFMLRDERNPSSILCCLRAARENARAVRGALTTEVWETTNHTWLEFNSLLRERSFERDPSAMFEWVKFRSHLSRGVQVGTMLQDEALHFVRIGTFLERADNTARLLDVKFHAVESDFYGAADAKDIEYDFYHWSAILRSVSGFEVYRKVYRNVIQPEKVAELLILRPDMPRSLAACTNEVIANLGLVANDQSSETLRRAGRLRADLEYGRIDEILATGLHAYLTQFLDRVSDLGAGISRDFLVPTAH; from the coding sequence ATGCTTTCCCGAACTGCTGATCACCTTTTCTGGATGTCGCGCTACATGGAGCGGGCGGAAAACACCGCGCGCATGCTCGATGTCAACTACCAGACCTCGCTGCTGCCGCAGTCGGCCGCCGTCACCGAACAAGGTTGGCGCGGCCTGCTGAGCATCTCCGAGCTGAGCGGCGACTACGCCACCCGCTACGGCGAGATCGATGCCCGCAAGGTGATGGACTTCATGCTGCGCGACGAGCGCAACCCGTCGTCGATCCTCTGCTGCCTGCGCGCGGCGCGTGAAAACGCCCGTGCGGTGCGCGGCGCGCTGACCACCGAGGTGTGGGAGACCACCAACCACACCTGGCTCGAGTTCAACAGCCTGCTGCGCGAACGCTCCTTCGAGCGCGATCCGAGCGCCATGTTCGAGTGGGTCAAGTTCCGCTCGCACCTGTCGCGCGGCGTGCAGGTGGGCACCATGTTGCAGGACGAGGCGCTGCATTTCGTGCGCATCGGCACCTTCCTGGAGCGTGCCGACAACACCGCCCGGCTGCTCGATGTCAAGTTCCATGCCGTCGAGAGCGACTTCTACGGCGCGGCCGACGCCAAGGACATCGAATACGACTTCTATCACTGGTCGGCGATACTGCGGTCGGTGTCCGGTTTCGAGGTCTACCGCAAGGTCTACCGCAACGTCATCCAGCCCGAGAAGGTGGCCGAGTTGCTGATCCTGCGCCCGGACATGCCCCGTTCGCTGGCAGCCTGCACCAACGAGGTGATCGCCAACCTCGGCCTGGTGGCCAATGACCAGTCGTCCGAGACGCTGCGGCGCGCCGGCCGTCTGCGTGCCGATCTCGAATACGGCCGCATCGACGAGATCCTGGCCACCGGCCTGCACGCCTACCTGACCCAGTTCCTCGACCGGGTGAGCGACCTGGGTGCGGGCATCAGCCGCGATTTCCTGGTTCCCACGGCGCACTGA